The Malus domestica chromosome 10, GDT2T_hap1 genome contains a region encoding:
- the LOC114827609 gene encoding aspartate--tRNA ligase, chloroplastic/mitochondrial: protein MSLLRRTFPLLPLRPKHLPLLSHSFLFLKPSFPKPLPKHTSIFSSSASASTSTSTSTPIPNPTYNPPISPTQLQWVTRTASCGDLSTADVGKRVTLCGWVALHRVHGGLTFLNLRDHTGSVQVTTLPDTFPDAHSAVNDLRLEYVVAIEGLVRSRPADSINKKMKTGLIEVAAESVQVLNAVRTKLPFLVTTADDAKDSAKEEIRLRYRCLDLRRQQMHSNIMLRHKVVKLIRRHLEDAHGFVEIETPILSRSTPEGARDYLVPSRVQPGTFYALPQSPQLFKQMLMVSGFDKYYQIARCFRDEDLRADRQPEFTQLDMELAFTPLEEMLKLNEDLIRKVFLEIKGVNLPNPFPRLTYAEAMSRYGSDRPDIRFELELKDVSDIFSDSPFRVFADTLKSGGVIKVLCIPSGGKRYSNTALKKGDVYNEAIKSGAKGLPFLKVLNDGGMEGIPALVSSLDPTKTQQFLSRCSARPGDLILFAVGHHTSVNKTLDRLRLFMAHELGLVDDSRHSILWVTDFPMFEWNDSEQRLESLHHPFTAPNPEDIQDLSSARALAYDMVYNGVEIGGGSLRIYKRDVQQKVLEIVGISPEEAETKFGYLLEALDMGAPPHGGIAYGLDRLVMLLAGANSIRDVIAFPKTTTAQCALTRTPSPVDPQQLKDLSYRTQ, encoded by the exons ATGTCCCTCCTCCGCAGAACCTTCCCTCTCCTCCCCCTCCGCCCCAAACACCTCCCTCTCCTATCCCACTCCTTCCTTTTCCTCAAACCATCGTTCCCTAAACCCCTTCCCAAACACACCTCCATCTTCTCTTCCTCCGCTTCCGCTTCCACTTCCACTTCCACTTCCACACCCATTCCCAATCCCACCTACAATCCCCCAATTTCCCCAACCCAACTCCAATGGGTCACCAGAACCGCCTCCTGCGGCGACCTATCCACCGCCGACGTCGGCAAAAGGGTCACTCTCTGCGGGTGGGTCGCCCTCCACCGTGTCCACGGCGGCCTCACCTTTCTCAACCTCCGTGACCACACCGGTTCCGTCCAGGTCACCACTCTCCCCGACACTTTCCCCGACGCTCATTCCGCCGTTAACGACCTGAGGCTCGAGTACGTCGTAGCCATTGAAGGACTCGTCCGGTCTAGACCGGCCGACTCCATCAACAAGAAGATGAAAACCGGGTTAATTGAGGTTGCGGCGGAGAGCGTTCAAGTGTTGAATGCCGTTAGAACAAAGCTGCCATTTTTGGTCACTACTGCTGATGATGCTAAGGATTCTGCAAAGGAGGAGATACGGTTAAG GTACCGGTGCCTTGATTTACGCAGGCAGCAAATGCATTCGAACATAATGTTGCGGCATAAAGTTGTGAAATTGATTCGAAGACATCTAGAGGATGCACATGGTTTTGTGGAG ATTGAGACTCCAATACTCTCTAGGTCTACACCCGAAGGTGCTCGAGATTATTTAGTGCCCTCGAGAGTTCAG CCAGGAACATTTTATGCTTTGCCTCAAAGTCCGCAACTGTTCAAGCAAATGTTGATGGTTTCTGGTTTTGATAAGTATTATCAAATAGCAAG GTGCTTTCGAGATGAAGATCTAAGAGCTGATAGACAACCTGAGTTCACACAGCTTGATATGGAGCTTGCTTTCACTCCTTTGGAGGAGATGCTGAAGCTTAATGAAGATTTGATTAGAAAG GTTTTTCTAGAGATCAAAGGCGTAAATCTCCCAAACCCTTTTCCTAGGCTTACGTATGCTGAAGCAATGAGTCGATATGGTTCGGACAGGCCAGATATTAGATTTGAACTAGAGTTAAAAGAT GTATCTGATATTTTCTCAGATTCCCCGTTCCGGGTTTTTGCTGATACTTTGAAAAGTGGGGGAGTTATCAAAGTTTTATGCATACCTTCAGGTGGTAAAAGATATTCAAACACGGCGCTAAAGAAGGGCGATGTTTACAATGAAGCAATCAAATCTGGAGCAAAGGGTTTGCCTTTCCTGAAGGTCTTGAATGATG GCGGAATGGAGGGAATTCCTGCATTGGTATCTAGTTTGGACCCAACAAAGACACAGCAGTTTCTGAGTCGTTGCTCTGCCAGACCAGGTGATCTTATCTTGTTTGCAGTGGGTCATCATACATCGGTTAATAAAACTCTAGATCGACTACGGCTCTTTATGGCACATGAACTTGGTTTGGTTGATGAT TCGAGGCATTCAATTCTATGGGTGACTGATTTCCCAATGTTTGAATGGAATGATTCTGAGCAAAGGCTTGAG TCCTTGCACCACCCTTTCACTGCCCCGAATCCTGAAGACATACAAGATCTGTCTTCTGCTCGTGCTTTAGCTTATGACATGGTTTACAATGGAGTTGAG ATTGGTGGGGGAAGTTTGAGAATTTATAAACGTGATGTACAGCAAAAGGTTTTGGAGATTGTTGGCATCTCCCCTGAAGAG GCTGAAACGAAGTTTGGCTATCTTCTTGAGGCATTAGACATGGGTGCCCCTCCACATG GGGGAATTGCATATGGTTTGGACAGATTGGTTATGTTGTTAGCAGGTGCTAATTCCATTAGGGACGTCATAGCTTTCCCAAAGACAACCACCGCACAGTGTGCTCTCACTCGAACACCATCTCCAGTGGATCCCCAGCAGCTAAAGGACCTATCATACCGGACTCAGTAG